The nucleotide sequence AGAACACATATTTACTTTCCATTTACATCTTGgttttatatatgtgatcaaattttataccaaactaaacatattttaataaaaaattaacgtAAAACAAAATTCCGCGGCGTAGCGCGGGTAATTACTAAAGAAGATGGACCACACTAGTCTTTGTTTCGCTTGTGATTGGACATTAGGGAATGATGAATGTATAGTTGTCTGATATGTCAGTCAAAGTAGGCCAGCAAAGAATTTTCAACAACCGAGAGACACGCTCAGCATTTTAACAATAGTTAATTCCAACCGTTATTAATTCGAATATAGTTAGGCCGTTAGCGATCTATGTGATGTAATATGATATGCGATAATTTTACAGAAAACTATAAGGGGGTGTTAGTGGGGATGAGATTTATAATGAGTCTTAGAATTTCTaagtctagtgttattggtttatagattctcatattctcattaaaatctattgttattggtttgatgattCTATAACTCTATacaaaatcatttgttattcaaaaagtttagattttaatgattcTACAAATCTATTAAAGTAAGTGTTATTGGGAGTTGAATTCTTATCATTTTAACTCACAAATTAAGATTTTGAGAATACTACATGTTTACCTtgaattcttagaatcattacattactttattttcatagattttcacaatatacaaaattctctacatctctttccaaatttaataaatctctcaacttttaaaatcaacaaactctATAGAAATCTAAGTCCCACTAACACCCCCTAAAAGACATTTGCTTGCCTCTATACAAAGACATGATGGGCTTAAGATGTGCATATCTTTTATGTAGATACTAGTATTAGTTAATATTGGGCCATTTAGAGAGAGAAGATGCCATTCGAAACTTTAAATCATTTACAAAGAGTAAACAGCAAGTAAAGTATATAACTCATATCATTTCTTGAAAGTAAACTCCGGCAGATCAACCCTGACATGCTCagtaatctctctctcttctctaacAGGACTTGTGGTGTCAGCATGTGGATGCTGACTATTGGTGTTTTCGGAATCTGTGATCTCATGTTGGCAAGAGACACTCTGGGATTCAGGATCGAAGAAACGCTGATGGCCTTGGCCGCCGTAATCAGAGAATCTAGGAGGAGAAGGAGAGGCAGTGAAGCTAGTTTGCTGGTCAAGGCTGCGGTTATGGTAGTTGTGAAGGAGATGCACTGGTGACATGCCATGTGTTGGCGTGGTAGGGCGGCTAGGTGTGTTGGACCCAGAATGTCCATGTTTGGTATGTTTCTTGGCCGTGTTGTGCCATTTTTTCAATGCATTGGCTACCCTGTCGTTGAAAATAGTCGGCCTCATTGAAGTTCCCATCTGTAATCACGGTTTAGCGTTAGAGAATCGTATATCAAGTTGATatgtaataattaaatatatatgagaaTTGAACAAGTATCAATCTATTATCGACAATAATTTGGAGTAAGAAAAAGTCTAAAATGTTGAcattatatcaaaattcaaaatttcaaatggCAGATCAGAAAGGCCACACTGAAAATAAGTTATGACCTAatgatcttatatatatattagattgaGTTTAACCACTCATTGCTAAAAGTTAGTTTTTATGAGAAGAAGCAATCATATGAATATGTGCATACTATATTGTACATGACATGTATCAAACACTACGTTTAGCAATTTAGCTATCTGAGTCACGTTTAGCAATTTATGTTGTACATAACTGTATCAAACAAAACGTTTAGAAACTTAGACTATACCTGAGTCACGAGAGCATAGAGAGGTAGAGTGATGTAGCTGCATAGAACTTGTATTAACACCCTGTCGTATGCAACAAGAAAAGTTTAGTGTAAAGGTACAAAAcatacttattatatattagttctgtatatattataaatagcTAGTTGTGGAAGTTAACAGACCCCATGACGATCCTGATTGTAATATCTTCCGTTTTGTGGTGGAAGCAATTTTTAAGTGTGAACTCGTACTgcaaaattaataacaaaaccgtcatcaattaatttaatgaaaacacctttttaagatgaattttatttggttattTGAAAAGAGATGGATTTTTTCTCACAGTGCTCCAAACGAAGAAAGCAAGTTGAAATGCATTCTGTAAAAAATACGTTAAACAATTGTTTTTaggaaaattataattaaaacttaaaaaaaaagaggaaatacATATGGGTAAACCAATTATACCGTGAAAAGAACCAAGTGAATGAGGAAGAGAATGAAACGAGGACGACCAAACCAAAAGAGATCATCACCCGGTTCAACCACCGGAGCTCCTTTAACCACATCTCCTTTATCTTGAATCCTTAGTcctaattttgatattattactTGAAGTTTTGCTCCTACTACTAATATCACCTTCAATTCATTAAACATACCAACCATTTAATCAATATCATTAATATATGTTCACAACCACAACTGCCAAACAAAACCAACTGAGCATAATACACcagttcaaaattttgaatttgaagtaATGTGTATATAATTACTTACAAGCAAAGGGATGAAAGGCAGCCAAAGATAGGAAGCCCATCCTATTATAATTtccaaaaagaaatgaaagttaATATATGTCATTTTCGTCGACATATAATTTGTGTGATTTCAATGAAATGATAAAGATTTAGGACCAACCATGTGTATTAGTCAATATGAACAAGACAGCGATGCACCATATCAGTGGGCTGCATTTTCATTCACACACAAAGATGTTGTTAACAAGTAATTTAATcagatatttataatattatggaAAACTAgattattgaaaaaaataataatgaatttatataaAGAAACTGACCTTATACCGACAACAACCTTGAAATCTTCTTCCAAAGATCTTTGAATGTATTTTTGGAAATCGAAACGAGCTTCACTTCCTGCTGGCAAATGTGCCTGCACCAATCATCCCTTACTCGattaatatagttttttcaattaaaaattcgATTATGgaattaaacaatatataatatatatagtaattagtaatattatttaCCATGATAAACCCATGTCTTAGTGTAAGATAATCGACCTTTGTCACTGATCCAAAGAACTGTCTGAAGAAACAAGTCTGCATACCCCCATTTATCCATAAGTTTTGTTATTATTGTTAACcaaatttaaaatgcaaaaaataatatagaactttttaaaataaaatatataaattgaaaacTTACCATCCAGAGGGTAACAGAAGACTTGCTCCATACATTCAAATGTCTACGTCCAAACGATGTGTCTCTTGCAAACCTGAACCTCTCTGGATCTACaatatttaatcaatcagttAAATACTAGAGGACAGTGCACATATATATGGTTAATTTAAAAAGTGAGGGTACTTTCTTTCGTTAAATTGTTTATTCATGAGTCAAACAAAAGGAGTTGTGTCATCGGAATATTCCACTGACAAGTCCGGttatttaaatcaataaaaaacaACTTATCAATTAAATAAACCAACTTGATTATGTAAGTTGCCAAAGTCAAGCACCCACGAAAATATTTTATCCGACCaatattcattttctttataGACTGAGTTTTGCTTTTATTTCCTTTGGATATTACTGCCAAAAGAAACTCTATGGCGATGAGATAATTAATGGCTAACATACCATTGGCATATTGGTATTCAATTGTTTTGGTCTCTTTCTCCCATGATTTCCATTTCTTCATCTgcatattacatatatttacatatcacaaAACTAAACGCATAAGTACATTATATGCACTTGTGAAAATGTATGAAAAGATCATGCACCTTGGTCTTCCCCAAAGCATAGGTTGTAATACAGTAGAGAACATGAAAAACAGCGAGCACAAAGAT is from Brassica napus cultivar Da-Ae chromosome A4, Da-Ae, whole genome shotgun sequence and encodes:
- the LOC106447697 gene encoding MLO-like protein 12, with the protein product MAIKERSLEETPTWAVAVVCFVILFISILIEYFLHFIGHWFKKKHKKALCEALEKVKAELMLLGFISLLLVVLQTPVSEICIPNRAAATWHPCSRAQELAKYGQDYIDDGRKILEDYDSNDFYSPRRSLATKGYDKCAEKGKVALVSAYGIHQLHIFIFVLAVFHVLYCITTYALGKTKMKKWKSWEKETKTIEYQYANDPERFRFARDTSFGRRHLNVWSKSSVTLWMTCFFRQFFGSVTKVDYLTLRHGFIMAHLPAGSEARFDFQKYIQRSLEEDFKVVVGISPLIWCIAVLFILTNTHGWASYLWLPFIPLLVILVVGAKLQVIISKLGLRIQDKGDVVKGAPVVEPGDDLFWFGRPRFILFLIHLVLFTNAFQLAFFVWSTYEFTLKNCFHHKTEDITIRIVMGVLIQVLCSYITLPLYALVTQMGTSMRPTIFNDRVANALKKWHNTAKKHTKHGHSGSNTPSRPTTPTHGMSPVHLLHNYHNRSLDQQTSFTASPSPPRFSDYGGQGHQRFFDPESQSVSCQHEITDSENTNSQHPHADTTSPVREEREITEHVRVDLPEFTFKK